Proteins encoded in a region of the Anaerolineae bacterium genome:
- a CDS encoding M28 family peptidase: protein MARAQIDPARQNRLLSTAREIVERFGARPAGSPAERQTAEYVRDRLDSAGVQADLQPVEVATQPHLPQIIAYGLLVSASIILTYSAPLAAAAALAGVSILATEAAAIPALSRWLPRARSHNVIGRRAANGSPLRAIVFVAHLDTAQPTLFSAPRAALIQRQALLFAFNAGVIILVLAVVAVFSPLSGFVWVAFAAGLYLIFHLGVLVHGVLNLPRSPGANDGASGLAVLIELAETLPRLEQTETWIVATAGHETGMAGQRAFLASFRLRQASTLLVNLAGVGSGTVTISLMEGMVRSVPVPRKVLGLAGDVVAELGLPVRARPYQDSNSAAYLALRSGMPAVTVHALDRRGAVPNRHWITDTPDRLEPSTLEVAAQLAQGLAAKLDEELLTAGRLRMEG, encoded by the coding sequence TTGGCGCGAGCCCAGATAGACCCGGCGAGGCAGAACCGGCTTCTGTCGACCGCCCGTGAGATCGTGGAGCGTTTCGGCGCCCGTCCGGCGGGGTCGCCAGCGGAGAGGCAGACAGCAGAGTACGTGCGAGACCGTCTGGACTCGGCCGGGGTTCAGGCAGACCTGCAGCCGGTCGAGGTCGCCACTCAGCCTCACCTGCCCCAGATCATCGCCTACGGCCTGTTGGTGTCAGCCTCCATCATCCTGACCTACTCCGCCCCCTTGGCGGCCGCCGCCGCCCTCGCTGGGGTGAGCATCCTCGCCACTGAGGCTGCAGCCATCCCGGCTCTATCGCGGTGGCTGCCTCGCGCCCGTTCGCACAACGTGATCGGCAGGCGGGCGGCCAATGGCTCTCCCCTGCGGGCCATAGTGTTCGTGGCCCACCTGGACACGGCCCAGCCTACGCTCTTCAGCGCGCCCCGGGCGGCCCTCATCCAGCGCCAGGCTCTTCTCTTCGCCTTCAATGCCGGTGTGATCATCTTGGTGCTGGCCGTGGTCGCCGTCTTTAGCCCTCTCTCGGGGTTCGTCTGGGTGGCGTTTGCGGCCGGGCTCTACCTTATCTTCCACCTGGGGGTGCTGGTTCACGGGGTGCTGAACCTACCCCGGTCCCCCGGAGCCAACGACGGTGCCTCGGGGCTGGCCGTGCTCATCGAGTTGGCAGAGACGCTGCCTCGCCTAGAACAGACAGAGACCTGGATCGTGGCCACCGCCGGTCACGAGACTGGCATGGCCGGGCAGCGAGCGTTCCTGGCCTCCTTCCGCCTGCGACAGGCGAGCACACTGCTCGTCAACCTGGCTGGCGTGGGCAGCGGAACGGTCACCATCAGCCTGATGGAAGGGATGGTGCGGTCGGTCCCCGTCCCCAGGAAGGTGCTGGGTCTGGCGGGAGATGTCGTGGCCGAGCTCGGGCTGCCCGTGCGGGCCCGCCCCTATCAGGACTCCAACAGCGCCGCCTACCTGGCCCTGCGCTCCGGCATGCCCGCCGTCACCGTGCATGCCCTCGACCGCAGGGGAGCCGTGCCCAACCGGCACTGGATCACGGACACCCCGGACCGGCTGGAGCCTTCGACCCTGGAAGTAGCAGCACAACTGGCTCAGGGCCTAGCCGCCAAGCTTGACGAGGAGCTCCTGACGGCCGGAAGACTAAGGATGGAGGGTTAG
- a CDS encoding MFS transporter: protein MATTEVAPNWWPRFFTVWASQAVSIVGSSVAGFALVWWLTTTTGSATVLVASALATTLPQVLLGPVAGALVDRLDRRAVMMAADAAVALVSAWLAYLFWSSQAQSWHVFVIMAARGLGGAFHFAAMQASTTLMVPGRHLSRVAGLNQTVQASMAVLSPPLGALLLSITSIASIMVLDVATAAIAVALLACVTVPQPLREDLAAPVALRPTLLSDLRAGMRYVLEWRALGLLMATAALLNAVINPAMWLLPLLVTDHFAGGPGHLATLESAFSLGMVGGGLLLAAWGGFRRRMLTVLLGLLVAGMFLLTVGLAPSQRFWLAVVGMAGFAFVNPLINGPIVAILQATVDPAIQGRVMTFALSLAHAATPLGLMISGPLADAVGVRPIYVAGATVCLACGLTGFLVPELLRFEDGSGPPPGDEQAADRPSP, encoded by the coding sequence ATGGCGACGACTGAAGTGGCCCCCAACTGGTGGCCCCGGTTCTTCACCGTGTGGGCCAGCCAGGCTGTCTCCATCGTGGGGAGCTCGGTGGCTGGGTTCGCCCTGGTGTGGTGGCTGACCACGACCACCGGTTCCGCCACCGTTCTGGTCGCCTCCGCCCTGGCCACCACTCTCCCCCAAGTGCTCTTGGGGCCGGTGGCGGGGGCGCTAGTGGATCGCCTGGACCGGCGCGCGGTGATGATGGCGGCCGACGCCGCCGTCGCCCTGGTGTCGGCTTGGCTCGCCTACTTGTTCTGGTCGAGCCAGGCCCAGTCTTGGCACGTCTTCGTCATCATGGCGGCGCGAGGCCTGGGCGGGGCCTTCCACTTCGCCGCCATGCAGGCCTCCACCACGCTGATGGTGCCCGGCCGGCACCTCTCGCGCGTGGCCGGGCTGAATCAGACAGTGCAAGCATCCATGGCCGTCCTCTCGCCGCCCCTAGGAGCCCTCCTCCTCTCCATCACTTCCATAGCCAGCATCATGGTTCTGGACGTGGCCACCGCTGCCATCGCCGTTGCCCTGCTGGCCTGCGTGACCGTTCCCCAACCGTTACGCGAAGACCTAGCAGCCCCGGTCGCCTTGAGGCCTACGCTGCTGTCCGATCTCAGGGCCGGCATGCGCTACGTGCTGGAATGGCGGGCGCTGGGCCTTCTCATGGCCACCGCTGCCCTACTGAACGCGGTCATCAACCCGGCCATGTGGCTGCTGCCCCTCCTAGTCACTGACCACTTCGCTGGCGGCCCCGGTCACCTGGCCACTCTGGAGTCCGCCTTTAGCCTGGGCATGGTCGGCGGCGGCTTGCTGCTCGCTGCCTGGGGCGGCTTCAGGAGGAGGATGTTGACCGTTCTGCTGGGCCTACTTGTCGCCGGGATGTTTCTGCTCACGGTGGGGCTGGCGCCCAGTCAGCGGTTCTGGCTGGCGGTCGTAGGCATGGCCGGATTCGCCTTCGTCAACCCGCTGATCAACGGGCCCATAGTCGCTATCCTGCAGGCCACCGTGGATCCCGCCATTCAAGGTCGGGTGATGACCTTCGCTCTCAGCCTGGCCCATGCGGCCACCCCGCTAGGGCTCATGATCTCGGGCCCTCTCGCCGATGCCGTCGGAGTGAGGCCCATCTACGTTGCCGGTGCCACAGTGTGCCTAGCTTGTGGACTGACAGGCTTCCTGGTGCCGGAGCTCCTCCGCTTCGAAGACGGCAGCGGCCCTCCGCCCGGCGACGAGCAAGCAGCCGACCGCCCTTCTCCCTAG
- a CDS encoding phenylacetate--CoA ligase family protein yields MATRATDGPLSIAFDAWRVGKASPGSWAPRRQARLTQLIRHARQSSPFYSKLYRSSPEPCIDLRYLPVVTKPDLMAAFDESVTDRAVTRTGVEAFVSDAERVGEPFLGRYLVCTSSGTTGVPGIFLHDPHAVAVYQALVMTRSYVRWFTLSQTWALARRGVRGAMVLAAGGHFAGIGWLERARRLYPRLAGMFRSFSALQPIDELVSQLTDFQPTLLLGYPSALAVLADERAAGRLAIEPMLVASVGESFTEAMRQRIEEGFQSRLRDSYGASEFLYMAFGCDQGWLHLHADWVVLEPVDKQYGPVPPGEPSHTVLLTNLANRVQPIIRYDLGDSVTVKPEPCPCGYPLPAIKVQGRQADVLSFRGAGGRSVPVLPLALATVIEETVGVQRFQAIQTGPAELRLRLLPEADRDAEQVWEAVQGRLRAWLGSQGLENVRLVRAGEPPQQDPVSGKLRQVWADL; encoded by the coding sequence ATGGCGACCAGGGCGACAGACGGACCGCTGTCGATCGCCTTCGACGCCTGGAGGGTCGGCAAGGCATCTCCCGGATCGTGGGCGCCGCGGCGCCAGGCACGGCTGACGCAGCTCATTCGTCACGCCCGCCAGTCCTCGCCCTTCTACAGCAAGCTGTACCGCTCCTCCCCCGAGCCGTGCATTGACTTGAGATACCTGCCGGTGGTCACCAAACCCGACCTGATGGCCGCGTTCGACGAGTCTGTCACCGATCGCGCCGTCACCAGGACTGGGGTGGAGGCCTTCGTCTCGGACGCAGAACGGGTCGGGGAGCCCTTTCTGGGGCGCTACCTGGTGTGCACTTCCTCGGGCACCACTGGAGTGCCGGGGATCTTCCTCCACGACCCTCACGCTGTGGCCGTGTATCAAGCCCTGGTGATGACACGAAGCTACGTGCGGTGGTTCACACTCTCTCAGACTTGGGCGCTGGCCCGCCGCGGGGTGCGTGGGGCCATGGTTCTGGCCGCCGGTGGCCACTTCGCTGGCATCGGCTGGCTTGAGCGGGCCCGAAGGCTCTATCCCCGACTGGCAGGCATGTTCCGGTCCTTCTCCGCTCTGCAGCCGATTGACGAGTTGGTCAGCCAGCTAACCGACTTTCAGCCCACCTTGCTGTTGGGTTACCCCAGCGCCTTGGCGGTGCTGGCCGACGAGCGTGCTGCGGGAAGGCTGGCGATCGAGCCGATGCTGGTAGCCAGCGTTGGGGAGTCCTTCACCGAGGCCATGCGTCAGCGGATCGAGGAAGGCTTCCAGTCGCGTCTGCGCGACAGCTACGGGGCCTCGGAGTTCCTCTACATGGCCTTCGGGTGCGACCAGGGGTGGCTACACCTGCACGCTGACTGGGTGGTGCTGGAACCGGTCGACAAGCAATACGGACCGGTGCCGCCGGGAGAACCGTCTCACACAGTTCTGCTGACCAACCTGGCCAATCGCGTCCAGCCCATCATCCGGTACGACCTCGGGGACAGCGTGACTGTCAAGCCAGAGCCGTGTCCCTGCGGCTACCCCTTGCCGGCCATCAAGGTGCAGGGTAGACAGGCCGACGTCCTTTCATTCCGGGGGGCCGGAGGTCGCTCCGTGCCGGTGCTGCCCCTGGCCCTTGCTACCGTCATCGAGGAGACAGTGGGAGTGCAGCGGTTCCAGGCTATCCAGACTGGTCCGGCGGAGCTCCGGCTGAGGCTGCTGCCGGAAGCGGACAGAGATGCAGAGCAGGTCTGGGAGGCCGTCCAGGGCCGGCTCCGGGCGTGGCTGGGCAGTCAGGGGCTGGAGAACGTGCGTCTCGTCAGGGCAGGAGAGCCACCACAGCAGGACCCAGTGAGCGGCAAGCTGCGCCAGGTATGGGCGGATCTGTAG
- a CDS encoding SIS domain-containing protein has protein sequence MQQPEVLRRVVTQNWQRARECAAAIASSGIRFALIAARGTSDHAATYAKYLWGSANRLPVALAAPSLYTFYQSPPRLDGALVVGISQSGASTDIVTVLEDARSQGALTLAVTNDEDSPLARACQFVLPCLAGEEKAVAATKTYTSQLACVALLSTALSGDKARQADIERIPDAVAQALDLEDQVRASAERYRYMESALVLSRGYNLATAAEIALKIKELTYSHVQAYSTADFMHGPLATVDEGFPVIAVASTGALYHNLLSSIKTVKDRQAEVVVISDADEALALGRVALRVPSVPEWLSPIVNIVPGQWLAHHLALTKGFDPDSPRALTKVTLTI, from the coding sequence ATGCAACAGCCCGAGGTGCTGCGCCGGGTGGTAACGCAGAACTGGCAGCGCGCTCGGGAGTGTGCCGCCGCCATCGCCTCAAGCGGCATCAGGTTCGCCCTCATCGCCGCCCGCGGCACCTCGGACCACGCCGCCACCTACGCCAAGTACCTGTGGGGCTCCGCCAACCGCCTTCCTGTGGCGCTGGCCGCCCCGTCGCTGTACACTTTCTACCAGTCCCCCCCTCGACTCGACGGAGCTCTGGTGGTGGGCATCTCCCAGTCCGGAGCCAGCACCGACATTGTCACCGTGCTGGAGGACGCGCGTTCCCAGGGAGCCCTGACCCTGGCCGTCACCAACGACGAGGACTCGCCCTTGGCACGCGCCTGCCAGTTTGTGCTGCCCTGCCTGGCCGGCGAAGAGAAGGCAGTAGCGGCCACGAAGACCTACACCTCCCAGCTGGCCTGTGTGGCCCTGCTTTCGACCGCCCTGTCCGGCGACAAGGCGCGCCAGGCGGACATCGAGCGGATACCCGACGCCGTCGCCCAGGCCCTCGACCTTGAGGACCAGGTACGAGCGTCCGCGGAGCGCTATCGGTACATGGAGTCAGCCCTGGTCCTGAGTCGAGGGTACAACCTGGCCACGGCGGCGGAGATCGCCCTCAAGATCAAAGAGCTCACCTACAGCCACGTTCAGGCCTACAGCACCGCCGACTTCATGCACGGCCCTCTGGCCACCGTAGACGAGGGTTTCCCCGTGATAGCGGTAGCATCAACCGGTGCTCTGTATCACAACCTCCTGTCCTCTATCAAGACGGTAAAGGACCGGCAGGCCGAGGTGGTGGTGATCTCCGACGCGGACGAGGCCCTAGCCCTGGGTCGGGTGGCGCTGAGGGTCCCCTCCGTGCCCGAGTGGCTCAGCCCCATAGTCAATATCGTGCCCGGGCAGTGGCTGGCCCACCATCTGGCGCTCACCAAGGGGTTCGATCCCGACAGCCCGCGAGCGCTCACCAAGGTGACGCTCACCATATGA
- a CDS encoding GNAT family N-acetyltransferase, translating to MSAAIQRSDLVIRPFRPADAQAIEDIAAAAWTPIYAHFAYLQEQALGEVARRSSVENKREQVRSFARDHPGWTLVSEVGGRVVGFITFTLDRERRIGTIGNNAVDPEFCGRGIGSAQYRAVLDVFRREGMRFATVVTGLDEAHAAARRAYEKVGFVPVLSSVEYMMKL from the coding sequence ATGAGCGCAGCCATCCAGCGCTCTGACCTTGTCATCCGCCCATTCCGGCCCGCGGACGCCCAGGCCATCGAGGACATCGCCGCCGCTGCCTGGACGCCCATCTACGCGCATTTCGCATATCTCCAGGAGCAGGCCCTGGGCGAGGTGGCACGTCGGTCGAGCGTCGAGAACAAGCGGGAACAGGTGCGGTCCTTCGCCCGCGACCACCCTGGATGGACTCTAGTGAGCGAGGTAGGCGGGCGAGTGGTTGGGTTCATCACCTTCACCCTCGATCGCGAGCGGAGGATCGGCACCATTGGCAACAACGCGGTGGACCCGGAGTTCTGCGGCCGCGGGATCGGCAGCGCCCAGTACCGGGCGGTGTTAGACGTCTTCCGCCGCGAGGGCATGCGCTTCGCCACCGTGGTGACCGGGCTGGACGAGGCTCACGCCGCTGCCCGCCGCGCGTACGAGAAGGTCGGTTTCGTGCCCGTGCTCTCCAGCGTCGAGTATATGATGAAGCTGTAG